One window of Nicotiana tomentosiformis chromosome 11, ASM39032v3, whole genome shotgun sequence genomic DNA carries:
- the LOC138901797 gene encoding uncharacterized protein, which produces MLKKDAAISWTEECQKVFDKIKEYLSKLPVLVPPEPGRPLLLYLSVLDGAFGCILGQRDETGRKEHAIYYLSKKFTPYKAWHDKTTLSADTSSHYLHDDKLPGANTYS; this is translated from the exons atgctgaagaaagatgctgcaataagttggactgaagaatgtcagaaagtcttcgacaaaatcaaggagtatttatccaaACTGCCTGTTCTGGTCCCGCCAGAGCCAGGAAGACCACTGTTGCTTTATTTGTCTGTATTGGATGGAGCTTTCGGTTGCATTTTGGGACAACGTGATGAAACTGGAAGAAAGGAGcatgcaatatattatttgagcaagaaattcacaccTTACAAAGCCTG gcacgatAAGACAACATTATCCGCAGATACATCAAGTCACTACCTTCATGACGACAAATTACCTGGCGCAAATACCTACAGCTAA